In Erigeron canadensis isolate Cc75 chromosome 1, C_canadensis_v1, whole genome shotgun sequence, a single window of DNA contains:
- the LOC122602233 gene encoding receptor-like protein EIX2 isoform X1: MGPQFPNWLQTQTHLEDLDLSNSSIRDTIPEWFQNISSHLRILDLSDNEIHGNLPRIIANNNTGNNGLCGLLLRSCETNNKSNTHVGDNEGENGIKGFSWFYAGMIPGFVVGFMGLFVSFHYIRIWRVVYFEMIENVYTFLTISIIMTFARLRKKFF, translated from the exons ATGGGACCCCAATTCCCAAACTGGcttcaaacacaaacacatcTTGAAGACTTAGATCTTTCAAATTCGAGTATTAGGGATACAATACCAGAGTGGTTTCAGAACATCTCCTCTCATCTTCGAATCTTGGATCTGTCCGACAACGAGATCCATGGAAATCTGCCACGAATAATAGCGAATAACAACACAG GGAATAACGGACTATGTGGATTATTATTGAGGAGTTGCgaaacaaacaataaatcaaaCACTCATGTTGGTGATAATGAAGGTGAAAATGGCATAAAAGGTTTCTCGTGGTTTTATGCTGGTATGATCCCGGGATTTGTTGTAGGCTTCATGGGACTTTTTGTTAGCTTTCACTATATTAGGATTTGGAGGGTAGTTTACTTTGAGATGATAGAGAATGTTTACACTTTTCTAACTATCTCAATTATAATGACTTTTGCTCGACTAAGGAAAAAGTTTTTCTAA